Part of the Vidua macroura isolate BioBank_ID:100142 chromosome 27, ASM2450914v1, whole genome shotgun sequence genome, gctgtgctggtgaccctGCCCGggcccatcctcagctccttcccacagaacaCCGCCGTGGGATCCTCCACCTCCGCTGCTGTTGGCAACATCCTCAGCTGTGGCGGAGTGCCCATCAGCTCTGGGGGCTTTGACCTCTCCTGCATTACCAACTGCTATGGCAGCAGATGCTGTCCTCCCTGCTAAATCTGCCTCCAACTTCCTTGGGCAAGAGCCTGCAGAACCTTCAAATGTGGAGCTGCACTGAAGATGGATCTTTGGAACAATGGATTTGTGCCCTtggtttgctgctgttttcttccactctcttctcttcccttcatttCTTGTCAGCACCACCCAATGCCAGCCTAGTGGGACCTGTTtgcctccctctgtccctcttcAGGCCCAGCAAATGGATACCCCCACTGCACCCCGCTGGCTGCCCCTGATGTCCTCTTTGAGCtacctccttctcttccttagACTCAATAAAGTTGTCTTGCATCCAAACCTGGccctctgctttcttcttccttgtgtGAGGACTCTTCCATTCAGCTCAGGACAAAAGCTGGAGGAAGACAAGGGTGGACAATTCCTGGTGGCCATTACCGTGGGCCTTTTCTATTGGAGCTCCCAAACAAATCCCTGGCTTCCCCAAAATAGTGATCATCACGAGAAGATGATGTCAAAGGTCacaggagtgggaatgggaaacagcagtgcctggggatAGTCCACAACCTCCACTCTTCAAACACCTCTCTCACATTAGTAGCCTTCTGCTCAGCTTCTAACCAGACAGGCAGGGCTGAGTGGTGTCACAGGATCAACTAAGCATGAGGAAAGAGCCAAAACCATCCTCCCAATGTGGTGGAGTCTGCCACCATTTCCCCTTCTGGATGTGAGAGAGGAGAAATTCTCCCATCTTCCG contains:
- the LOC128819630 gene encoding feather keratin Cos2-2-like, producing MSCCQPCDPCCQPCGPCPLASSCNECCVRQCQSSHVVIEPPAVLVTLPGPILSSFPQNTAVGSSTSAAVGNILSCGGVPISSGGFDLSCITNCYGSRCCPPC